ccacacacaagtaatggagagataaggtgatgcctGGGCATGGAAGACAGGGCGACACAAGGAGATACAAGGGTGTTCTTGTCGAACAAACATGAGGATGAGTCCCCTTGAAAATGTGgtctcattggttcatagctccagtcaaaagcgaatACCACTTTGGCTgtgattaataaaaaataaattataaattaaattaactcttataatttttaattattatttgtaatttcataaaaagacataataattaaaaataaatttcaaacttaaatctgCCTGCTAATGGGCAATATAGGGTTAAGCCTAGGAGGTATAGGGAAGATGTGGAGTGGATCAAACCGGAACAAGGTTGGGTGaatgttaattttgatggtgcttcgaaAGGGAATCTTGGACCTTCAGGGGCGGGGTGTGTTACTAGGGACTCTGATGCAAACATCCTTGCCATAGATTCACAAAAATTGGAGAATAAGATGAACAACATGCAACAGAGGTGCAAGCGAAAACATTGGCAATTGATTTGGTGAAAAGGATCAAAATTGATCAATTGCATCTCAAAGGGGATTCTCAAATAGTAATAAACGCAATTGCAAATGGGGGTGCCCATGATTGGAAAATTGACAAGTGGGtcaaaattattcaaagaaaattAGAAGGTTTCAAATATTTCACTCTTTCGTATGTGTACAAAGAAGGCAATGTTTTGGCTGACTCGCTGTCCAAGTTGGCGGTTGAGTTGGCAAGGTGATCTCGATGCCATTGTTTTGACATTGGTCTTAGTGATGTGTGGGATCGGTATAGgtcttgtttcttttttttttggcaGCCCAAATGTAGGGAATGACGATATTTTTTGAGGTGGTGGAGTGTAGGAGCCTAAGCATTTATTGTCTGCATGCTTTGAGGCTTCTGGTTTGACATTGTGTTTATTTCTGTTTTGTGTGCATTTGTGTTTTCTTGGATTTGGTCTAGAAACTTCCTAGAGAAGCGACGTGTGGGCATTTCCATGGAGGCCAACTTCAGCTTGAAAGCGAGTAAGCAACAAATGGCTTTCTGGCAAAAAATCACAAATGACCATGTTTGAAGAATGTATTCACTACAGATGACCCCTTCTTTCTCATCCACGTCAGGCAAGTTTCGAGTTATGATTTTTGGCTGGCAAAGATGAAGTATAGGATAAATATAGACATTTTGTCCATGTTTTGTGCGTGGGGCTTAGAGTGCAGTACTGTCCAAGAGGTGAAGACAATAATGGAGCTTTGTGTGAAACCAAAATGGAGGGTGGGATTGGATGCCCTGCTTACATTGGCGAAGCTGGGACGAGGGTTTGTCACAACTCTCTGTGATTGGGTGGTGGTTCCTAGTTACCCTCCCAATGTGCATCCTTTCTTTCTATGGAAATTCATGGAGGATAGAAATACTCACATGTGCATTATCGTGGAGGGGTGGCAGACTATCAGAGATTATGTGATTTATTGGGAGAAAGTGTTGGCATCTAGACTACCGAGGGAGATGATGGACCGGCCTCAGCTCATGTATAAGCTGGTGAATTATTGGAGGGGTGGTCATCCACAGGGAAAAGGTAGGGGTTGAGGTGCGCATGGTCAAGGTGCTAGGGGCGGGTGTCAGATAAGGAGGTCTTGCAAACGTTGTAATGCAGAGGTATTGCGTATTGATGGGGATGGTGAACGAGCATAAAGTTTTTTATGTTGTTTGTTTTGTAAAAACTCTGTTCCTTTCTGATTAGTTTTGTTGTGGGTTCATGGTAGTCTAGACGGGTGATATTTTTTGTAATGCTCGCACGTTGGTAGGAAGGTATGGTAGGGTTTGAATCGGTTTTTTATACTACCAGTGATGTCATCTTTTGTATTTTGgactttttaattattattaataaaataaatattttaccgACTCCCCCATAAAATACTTAAATCTAAAATAAAAgttaaaatagaataaactaaatgcaatgtcaaaatatacaaaaataaaaatattaataaaaataataattaaaaattttaataataaataatagatattttaaattgaaaaataactaaataaaaataaaactactttttaaaaatttattagatctaaaatattaataaaacatgtacctaaaaaatataattaatagattaCAAACATCATAACATTAAATGAATCACAATGCAAATCCTAAACTTAAGATTTATCATATCTTATATtataagggttatggttaggaatattataaatttggcattaataataaaataattaaatacttttAAGTACAATTTCATTTCTATGTGAGATTAAGTATTATTCGAtctaaaattattaatcaaatcaccacAATATTTTTTAAGCTTACATTaaactttaaaattataataaattataatttttaaaattcataaacatttactattaaatacaaatacattaattttttatttaaaaaaaaattaagaatgactaattataattttagaataaGTTAAAGACAAAAGTCTAGAtttaaaactaactttcaattctaatttattctttattgtatgcaaatcatttcatattaaattttttaaataattagtaaattaaataaaattaaatataaaaagatatatattcactaaaaattattctatttcatttaaaaattcacttttacaagaaaatcaatttaaaataaaaaagaattcatGTATCTAATTATAAAAAAGCATTGAATTTTAtcaaatgaaattgtttttaaacaaaaatctaagttaatttttttttgtggGATTTATGTTGCTTTAGTATCTAATGGCTGTAAACGTTTCAATCGTCTTGCAAGCCTCTAAGATGATATCAACCGTGGATCGTCTAATTGAGCTTGTAAAGCTCACATAAGAAACGCGAAATGACAATCTCAAGAACTATATGAGGAAGCAAAGATCAATGATTTTTAGTCGAGTTCCATAATAAGAGATCTAACATTGAAAAAAGGGAGAAAAGAAAATTATTTAAGAATATAGTTTGAGCCCCTTACACTGCTTGATCTCCCGGCCTTTGAAAGTTTTCTTTCATTCTTAAGATTTTTAGTTGGTCTCTCTCCATGGGACCACAGCCTTAAAAAACCAGTACCCATAAAACAAAACTAGACAATTATAATCTTCTAAAAGCTAGTCTGCCGACGTTTGGGCAAAACGAATTAACTGGGTTTTGAGCAGCTGAGGTGCAAAATCTGTAGAAGGATGGATCGATTGAACAGAGACAACATGGGTATGTTGGCAAAGCCAGAATATCCCGTCATTGACAAAAACCCCCCTTTTACAAAAACTGTGGGAAATTTCAGTGTACTGGATTACATCCGTCTTTCGACCATCACTGGCGTTTCCATTCCCGTGGGATATTTAGCAGGTTAGCCGTAATTAAGTTTGTTAAGAAAATTCATTTACCGGCCTTTGTTTGATAACTGTTTTATTTATTCATGTGGGTGTGTTTAATGATGTATTTTTCAGTGTGGGCGTTATTTGGTAATTTACATTTTTGTTTTAATATATGTCGCTTTTGTTTAATAATTTCTTAGTTCTGTGGCTGTTATTTGGGAAATCCTGGATGCCTCCAATGCTATCTGGAACAACTTTGAATCCAATAATTGGGATCTCCAAACATAGGTCATGTTATAATGTACAGTATAACGGATGTGTTTTTAAAATTTGCCGATACGTACACATGGGTTTTGCTCAAACGCACACCATAATCCTTGCTATCAgggtaatttttaatttaaaatttttattctACGAGgtaaattttaaaatctccttcatTTGAAAGGGAAATAAAAATTGTTCTTCCTTCTCTGGCTCGAGATCCCTTCGAGGTGCACAGTAGGCTGTAAATTTGACGGCTACATGTGATAATCTTAGTGTTCTCCACGAGTTTCAGGAATCGAGGATGGGCTTTATTCACAGCAATTTGTTTTACTGGATTTTGGGGATGGTGGAGGATGGCTTTCGTAaaaaatattatttgaatttttcaatACAAATAAATTTACAATAATATAAAGTTAAACAAAGCAAAAGAAGCTGAAATTTAAAATCTTATAGAGTAAATACAATAATAAACCATTGAATGTTACATAATGTGATATACTGACAGTGATAATCATAGAATGTTACATAATGTGATATACTGACAGTGATAATCCTAGAATGTGACATAATCCTAGGTTGCTTGTTAAGATTTTAGGGTTTGGTTTTAAGTGTTGATCAGTTTTTTCCTGGTTTCAGTAAAGCTGGGTTGTTTACGCACATATGCAgactctctcattctctctctctctctcacacaaagaccaaattaaatgcaaacacatgCGCGTATGGACACACATGCGATCTCTCTCTCACACGcacttaaatatataaaaatagcaCCTTCTGTCATTAAATAGTTGATTgcaaataagaagaaaagaaaattAGTAAAAGGCTTTCTTTCGAGGAACGTTTCTTAAAGCTAAATTTTGATGGCGCTTTGAATGGCAAATTGGGTATGGCAGTTACATGTTTGTACTGCACAACATAAGATGGACTTCGTGAAAACGGGATCTCTCTTTCTTGGCAAGAAAAAAGATCAATGAGATGGAAGTTATAGCACTTTTTAAAGGAGTTAAATTAGCTGAGCCGGTATATTGTTAGCACCTTGAGATAAAATACAAGTCATTATTGATGACTGCTTAAGCAAAGGGCTTGTGGATTGGTGTCTTCAAAGCATTCTTGAATAATGTTGATTGGCAATTTATTTGAGTCTCTTAATTTCAAACATTGCTTTAGAGAAAATAATGTTGTAGTGGGCCATCTTGCTAACACCGGGTGGATCAATATTTGTTCACTTCTAAGTATAGTCAGGAAAGTTGAAAGTAAAAAGTGGGGTATTGCCCATTGAACTATGGCTGGCAAGGTTCATTGCAATCCAAAAACAATGCCTAACTTTTGCCCACTCGAGAATAATGTTTTAAGATAGGGTACGTGTTTTGGTATCTGTCAAGGTAGATATGAGATGTTCTTCATATATATTTGCATGGTACACTGATGCTCCTTGTTTGGTTAATAACATAATTATATTCTTGCATGTGAGGAGTTGTTTGAGTGCTAGTGAAGTGTATTTACTGTTTTGTATTGGATTTTAACAGAGCAGATTATTCTTAAGTGGGCTGGTGGTGAGCGTGTTGTGCTGTTGTAGTATTGGAAGAAAGAAGCGAGGAAGGGCTGTTCATAATGCCCCTTATAGGGGTGTTGCCTTAGATCTGAGATTTAAGCACACTTTCATCATTACCTATCGGCTGTCAAGCTTTATTGGAGTTTGTGAGAGATAATTGGCATAAACGGGCTGGCTGATGTGTGGGCTTTGTGGACACATTCTTCATTAGCAGAAGACTTTGCTTCAAAGACATGTTGTTGCAGCATTTCATGGGTGGGTTATGACTTATCTCTTGCCAACTTGTGAGGATTTGTTGGCAGTTCTGAGGAGGAGAATCTTTTAGTGTCCAAGGAGAAGGCCACAGGGAAATTGGTGTTTGGATGCTATTCCAAATGTCCATGCGTTCTGAACTCTCTTCGCTTGGAGGATATTGCACCATTTTGTCAAGATGTGGTGTCATATGAAGAAAACTTGTGGGTGGTCATCAGGGATGGGTGTGTGGCTATATCTAGCCCTTTTTCCATGCTGTGTCTGTCTCATAATGGTATCTTGTGGGCTGTTGAGAAATCCATTGTGAAGCCAGGAGGGCAGGTTATTGTTAGTGTGGATGTGGTTTATGTTGTTCCAGTTCCTATATACTTAGAAAGGTGGTGAAGGTCCTTTTGATTTGGCATCAAAAACACCGTTCTTGTAATGGGTGGTGCTTTTTGTTGTTGATGCTGTCATGGACTTTCTGCGTAAGCTGTAATAATCACATAGACTTTATGTTTGATCTTTTTATATCTCAGAACGGGTCCCAATTGGATCCACAACtttattattgaaaaatatatatttaaaaataaccaTAATATTCACCAAATGTACCAAATCAAATACAGAACACATTGCATAACTTATAATTTAATGCTAACTGTCAAATgctaaatataatttaaattggtTTGTATTAGTGCACTGCATGTAGAAAATCAATACAAATCGTCACAGTTCTCTTCGTCAACAATGTCAAGAGCATCAACAACATCAACTTGTCTGTTAGAAGTTAGAACTCTAAACAATAcaatgccactcccactagctacaCTATGCAAGTGCTGTGTAGTGATGGTtacgtttttttaatttttaagcttttttgcctttgtttttttttcattaaaaaacaagctcctttttttttcttttaatctcAGGTGGGTTTTCCTTGGGTTCACCGAGGGTCTTAACCTGAGCCTGCGGGTTCAGGCTCCTTGGTAGCAGAAATCACCTATTTATCCCAATTAATTGTCACATGTCCCCTGcagattttatttttaaaatgtcaTAGTTTTTTGATTTAATGAGTCAACCCAATTTTTGaccaattttttggtgattttattgGGATTAATCATGTTTtttcaaaaagatcattttttgGGAAAAAGACAGTTTCTATGTTCTTTTTTCCTTCTAATTTTAGCAGCAAAAATTCCCGATTTTTACCCTGACTCTAACCTGGTTTTTTCCCAgttaattgaaaaatatttttcttgtggCTTGCTGATTTAGTCCCTTGAAAGATTTTTGCTAGCATGGACTGTTTGGTCGTGGTTCTTGCAGAATTCGATAACAAagcataaaaaatataatatgatGCATGATTTGTAGTGATAGATGCAAAAAAGAAGTCAAAATGTTGTATCATGCATAGTACATACATAGTAGGAATCTAGGTACATTGATCAAGAAGCTTAGAAATTTTTATTCAATGGATATGCTAGAAACTAGTCCGCATCACTAAAACAACTGTACCCAAGCTCATTTGCTGCATGCAGTGGACTTTTAACTGGCTGCACATCCTGGTCTTATCAGTTTGTGTTGGCTTCTTGGGGTCTACATCCCACTACGTTGCTGCTCTCTCCCTATATTGAGGTCTGTCATAATCAGTGAGATGCAAGGCATTGTAGACAGTAACACGCTTCACTGCTCTTGTGGAGTTAAGTTTTTTCCTCTAAATAGAGTTGATGAAGCTATATGCCAATTAAATTTGTCTCAACAGTAGATGCACACTTAACTTTTGAGAGGAGGCTAATGGCAAGTGGATGCAATAATTCTGGAAGCTCATAAGGCTGTCACAAGCTAAGTGGCCTCTCTTGTGTCAAAGTGGCTCTATCAATATGTTTTGAACTCTTATAGCAGTAGAGACCAGTGAAATTGATTTATTATGTATTAATCTTTGATGCTTCTTTTGGAATGcacattttcttgaaagttctTGTGATGTTTTTCTTCAGTCCATTGCCTTAAATGGGGACAACTTCACCTTTTCACTACCATTTTGGATTTATCTCATATGGATTCATGTATAAAGGAGTGTTAAGATTGTTCTACCATCATTGAATAATGGGTTGAACGTGCTTATTGTAAATCTTTAGATTGGGGTCTCTCTCATGTATGTTGGCACTTGTATATCTCCCCAACATTAGAACTTTTAGGATCCCCATATTTGATGATGGTGAAAACTGACAATGTAGTAGATGTGATCTATAGCACATAATACCAAAATACATCACTCGCCACAACCTCTTTCATCCACTTCGTTTGCTCCTTCTTGGACTATGCTCCATCTAGTCCAATCCTATGTTATGCAAAGCATATTccaattaaatatcatttcttaagagagcaGGTGGTTGATCAACAAGTGTATTTGGAGTACATagctacaaaggaatagattgggGACATTTTTACAAATCCTCTTCCAAAAGAGACTTTTGAGTACCCAAGGGAGAAATTGGATTGATGTCACTCTCACCCAGTCAATAAGCCTTTTAAAAAGATAACATGTGTTTAGGAGGAGCTATTCATCGCCTTATTCAATTAGCACTGGATATCCTttgccattgatatcaaagggggagcaTATCAGTCAGGGGGAGTTGTATGATTCAATTGCTTTGAGAAGATGAGCATTTCAATTAGGAGGAGTTGTATGATCCAGTTGCTTTTAGAAGATTATTTTcatagggttgccatcaatgacaaagggggagattgttggattattgtcattaatgtcaaatggCAAACCAGTGGCATAATGGATGGAGGATTAGTGTGTGCCAAATTTATGGCACTATGATTGAGATTTTGTTGATCAAAGAGAGGCAATTTAATTATCAACTTGCACAAGTAAATATTGGCATCCATGCTTGAAGGAGAGTTAAATAatgcaaaaaaaatatttcat
This genomic stretch from Cryptomeria japonica chromosome 8, Sugi_1.0, whole genome shotgun sequence harbors:
- the LOC131028882 gene encoding NADH-ubiquinone oxidoreductase 20.9 kDa subunit, whose protein sequence is MDRLNRDNMGMLAKPEYPVIDKNPPFTKTVGNFSVLDYIRLSTITGVSIPVGYLAGGNCNLRGPSMVTAGLIGLMGGFMYAYQNSAGRLMGLFPNDEDVAYYKKKGML